A window from Drosophila nasuta strain 15112-1781.00 chromosome 3, ASM2355853v1, whole genome shotgun sequence encodes these proteins:
- the LOC132794485 gene encoding tRNA (guanine(37)-N1)-methyltransferase, giving the protein MFALIVESRIPKIPYLLRISKRFRHYYRNMDCPELLPPATVRGMTELHRAEFQKRIQIPRLQVPESQVQRVIPLVKKLLLKMEHLQPVRSVESGREILLHPLPVKNWQSLPTEALAEQQVTEDNFCHAELELNYENWSANEILKSVLPANEEGLSSFSRIGHIVHLNLRDHLLPYKQLIGEVLRDKLPNCRTVVNKASTIDNTYRNFQLELICGEAEYQVETKENGIPFEFDFSKVYWNPRLSTEHERIVKLLQPGDVLYDVFAGVGPFSVPAAKKRCHVLANDLNPVSFEWLQHNAKRNKCLPQIRMYNKDGREFILQELREDLLQRWRAAATTPTAYSIHITMNLPAMAVEFLDAFRGLYTAEELAELPEDLNYPQVHVYSFAKGEDTKTLVRQLVESNLGSVLESELKGISFVRNVAPNKDMYRVSFKLTRTLLTTPKQALRKRAAEEQDDISEAVTKVKCV; this is encoded by the coding sequence ATGTTTGCACTGATCGTCGAGTCGCGCATTCCCAAAATCCCATATTTGTTGAGAATAAGCAAGCGCTTCCGACACTACTACAGAAACATGGACTGCCCGGAGTTGCTGCCACCCGCGACTGTGCGTGGCATGACTGAGCTGCACCGCGCAGAGTTCCAAAAACGCATACAAATCCCCCGACTCCAAGTACCTGAGTCTCAGGTGCAACGTGTAATTCCGCTTGTCAAGAAATTGCTGCTCAAAATGGAGCATCTACAACCAGTGCGCTCGGTGGAAAGTGGACGTGAAATACTACTACATCCGTTGCCCGTGAAAAACTGGCAATCGTTACCCACAGAAGCGCTAGCTGAGCAACAGGTGACCGAAGACAACTTTTGCCATGCGGAGCTCGAGTTGAACTACGAAAATTGGAGCGCTAATGAGATATTAAAGAGCGTGCTTCCCGCCAACGAAGAAGGTCTCTCCTCCTTCTCGCGCATTGGACATATTGTGCATCTGAATCTGCGGGATCATCTGTTACCATATAAACAGCTAATTGGCGAGGTGCTGCGGGACAAATTACCCAATTGTCGCACGGTGGTTAACAAGGCGTCCACCATTGACAACACCTATCGCAATTTTCAGCTGGAACTAATATGCGGCGAGGCAGAGTACCAAGTGGAAACCAAAGAGAATGGCATTCCATTTGAGTTTGATTTCTCGAAGGTGTATTGGAATCCACGACTGTCCACGGAGCACGAACGCATTGTTAAGCTGCTGCAGCCTGGGGACGTGCTCTATGATGTGTTCGCTGGTGTTGGCCCATTCAGCGTGCCGGCAGCAAAGAAGCGTTGCCATGTGCTGGCCAACGATTTGAATCCCGTCAGCTTCGAGTGGCTGCAGCACAATGCCAAGCGTAACAAGTGCCTGCCTCAGATACGCATGTATAACAAAGATGGACGAGAGTTTATTCTCCAAGAGTTGCGCGAAGATTTGCTGCAACGCTGgcgtgcagcagcaacaacacctaCTGCTTATAGCATACACATTACAATGAATCTACCAGCGATGGCTGTGGAATTTTTGGATGCATTTAGAGGCCTCTATACAGCGGAAGAACTCGCCGAGCTGCCCGAGGACTTGAACTATCCGCAAGTGCATGTTTATTCCTTCGCCAAGGGTGAGGACACCAAGACGTTGGTGCGGCAACTGGTGGAAAGTAATCTGGGTTCTGTCTTGGAGAGCGAACTGAAGGGTATTAGTTTTGTGCGTAATGTGGCGCCCAACAAAGACATGTATAGAGTATCCTTCAAGCTGACACGAACACTATTGACAACTCCAAAACAGGCGTTGCGCAAGCGAGCTGCAGAAGAGCAGGACGACATCTCGGAAGCAGTTACAAAAGTGAAATGTGTTTGA
- the LOC132794486 gene encoding adenylate kinase isoenzyme 1 isoform X3, protein MNVPIVWVMGGPSSGKSTMSQNIVDKYGYKLLSPSELVEREIRSKSVKGVEFAAKRQEGHEVPLTECVHLLESEIMSNRGSLRGFVIDGYPQNQSDAKILEQSIGVPDLIIALEIGQQTAETRRSVERTTLPSTVSFYMRNAEPVLAQYSDKIMQIDAEHNSSDIFNDVVPNIDAIAKNYGNPIAISRSSH, encoded by the exons ATG AATGTGCCGATTGTTTGGGTGATGGGCGGACCAAGCAGCGGGAAGAGCACGATGTCCCAAAATATTGTGGATAAGTACGGCTACAAACTACTGTCTCCTAGCGAGTTGGTGGAGAGAGAG ATTCGGTCTAAATCTGTCAAGGGTGTTGAATTTGCTGCAAAGCGTCAAGAGGGTCACGAAGTTCCTCTCACGGAATGTGTGCACCTGCTAGAAAGCGAAATAATGAGCAATCGAGGTTCTCTCAGAGGTTTCGTTATAGATGG CTATCCACAAAATCAGAGTGATGCTAAAATTTTGGAGCAAAGCATCGGAGTTCCCGATTTGATCATTGCTTTAGAAATTGGTCAGCAAACAGCGGAGACGCGCAGATCGGTAGAACGCACCACTCTCCCATCAACAGTTAGTTTCTATATGAGAAATGCGGAGCCGGTGTTAGCTCAATATTCGgataaaataatgcaaattgatGCGGAACACAATTCCAGCGACATTTTCAATGATGTAGTGCCCAATATAGACGCAATTGCCAAGAATTATGGCAATCCTATTGCAATTTCACGTTCCTCACATTAA
- the LOC132794488 gene encoding brachyurin — MQTNTSAQSVSLALGLLLLLMLCLISSSTGYAIGQSKFGKIEKFPYQVMLIGKQLWRKRILCGGTLLDKRWVLTAGHCTMGVTHYDVYLGTRSVEDTEQLGGLVLRSNKFIVHERFNPETAANDIALVKLPHDVQFTSRIRPATLPSNAQRLDQFTGKSVVASGWGATVEMTSSDAMQYTELKVISNAECDEEYDVVTAGVLCAKGLKEETVCTGDSGGPLVLKGTQMLVGITSFGPADGEAGGGCDRTTVPGGFTRVTYYLDWIESKIGGQSHLQTHNSQQHQHHKYRDDNLI, encoded by the coding sequence atgcaaacaaatacTAGTGCACAAAGTGTGAGCCTCGCTCTTGggctgctcctgttgctgaTGCTTTGCCTGATCAGCTCCAGTACTGGCTACGCCATTGGCCAGTCCAAGTTTGGCAAAATCGAAAAGTTCCCCTACCAAGTGATGCTCATCGGCAAGCAGCTGTGGCGCAAACGCATTCTCTGTGGCGGCACACTCCTGGACAAGCGTTGGGTTCTCACTGCCGGCCATTGCACGATGGGCGTCACCCACTACGATGTGTATTTGGGCACACGCAGCGTCGAGGACACCGAACAGTTGGGCGGTCTCGTCTTGCGCTCCAATAAATTCATTGTGCACGAACGTTTCAATCCCGAGACGGCGGCAAATGACATTGCGCTGGTTAAACTGCCGCACGATGTGCAGTTCACATCACGTATACGACCCGCCACCTTGCCAAGCAACGCCCAGCGATTGGATCAGTTTACGGGCAAGAGTGTGGTGGCCAGCGGTTGGGGTGCCACCGTCGAGATGACCAGCTCCGATGCCATGCAATACACCGAACTCAAGGTGATCTCTAATGCGGAATGCGATGAGGAATACGATGTGGTCACAGCTGGCGTGCTTTGCGCCAAGGGATTGAAGGAGGAGACAGTCTGCACCGGTGACTCGGGTGGTCCACTTGTCCTTAAAGGCACCCAAATGCTGGTGGGCATCACGAGCTTTGGCCCAGCCGATGGTGAGGCGGGAGGCGGATGCGATCGCACCACAGTTCCCGGCGGATTCACGCGGGTCACTTACTATCTGGACTGGATCGAGAGCAAAATTGGTGGCCAGTCACACCTGCAGACGCACAACAgtcagcaacatcaacatcataAGTATCGGGATGACAATCTTATTTAG
- the LOC132794490 gene encoding uncharacterized protein LOC132794490, which produces MGRNKANAKKAGGSGAGKAAGAGAGAGATKPAINKSKKAKNLFKVNNAKSNKKKPKEVQGKLKQIKETVKSKQEKVDATLKELHKDMVVKKPKPSVPSIKNSRKPPANTTKVSDSLGKLKF; this is translated from the exons ATGGGTCGCAATAAGGCAAATGCCAAGAAGGCTGGGGGATCTGGAGCCGGCAAAGCAGCTGGTGCTGGCGctggagcaggagcaacaAAGCCGGCAATAAACAAATCGAAGAAAGCTAAGAACCTGTTTAAGGTTAACAATgccaagagcaacaaaaagaaacctAAGGAAGTGCAGGGCAAGTTGAAGCAG ATCAAAGAGACTGTCAAGTCCAAGCAGGAGAAGGTAGATGCCACGCTTAAGGAACTGCACAAGGATATGGTCGTGAAGAAGCCAAAGCCTTCAGTGCCGTCAATTAAAAACAGCAGAAAGCCACCGGCCAATACCACAAAAGTCTCGGACTCGCTGGGCAAGCTCAAGTTCTGA
- the LOC132794486 gene encoding adenylate kinase isoenzyme 1 isoform X1: MLFMCHQMAVKKEAQEKLKAEQLRKARAAVDVPIIWILGGPGCGKGTQCAKIVEKYGFTHLSSGDLLREEVASGSDKGRELQAVMSSGGLVSNQEVLSLLNGAVSRAKGNSKGFLIDGYPREKNQGIAFEEQIAPADLALYFECSEDTMVQRILARAAAAAVKRADDNEATIRSRLQTFKQNTSAILEQYVDKTLTINAERDVDVIFTEVVDAIECVLKKRQKAVASC; encoded by the exons ATG TTATTTATGTGTCACCAAATGGCCGTGAAGAAGGAGGCCCAAGAGAAACTCAAAGCGGAGCAGCTGCGTAAGGCACGAGCCGCT GTTGACGTTCCAATCATCTGGATTCTGGGTGGTCCCGGCTGTGGCAAGGGCACTCAATGCGCCAAGATTGTGGAGAAATATGGTTTCACGCATTTGAGCAGCGGCGATTTGCTGCGCGAAGAA GTTGCCTCTGGCTCGGACAAGGGACGCGAATTGCAGGCAGTGATGTCCAGCGGTGGCTTGGTGTCCAACCAGGAAGTGTTGTCCCTGCTGAATGGAGCTGTGTCGCGTGCCAAGGGCAACTCAAAGGGTTTCCTCATCGATGGCTATCCACGCGAGAAGAACCAGGGCATTGCCTTTGAGGAGCAAATCGCTCCCGCTGATCTGGCCCTGTACTTTGAGTGCTCCGAGGACACGATGGTCCAGCGTATTCTGGCAcgtgctgctgccgctgcggtGAAGCGTGCCGATGACAATGAGGCCACAATTCGTTCCCGCTTGCAGACCTTTAAGCAAAACACCAGCGCTATTCTTGAGCAATATGTCGACAAGACTCTGACG ATCAATGCGGAACGTGACGTTGACGTCATCTTCACTGAAGTTGTCGATGCCATCGAATGCGTTCTTAAGAAGCGTCAAAAGGCAGTCGCCTCTTGTTAG
- the LOC132794486 gene encoding adenylate kinase isoenzyme 1 isoform X2, with amino-acid sequence MVDVPIIWILGGPGCGKGTQCAKIVEKYGFTHLSSGDLLREEVASGSDKGRELQAVMSSGGLVSNQEVLSLLNGAVSRAKGNSKGFLIDGYPREKNQGIAFEEQIAPADLALYFECSEDTMVQRILARAAAAAVKRADDNEATIRSRLQTFKQNTSAILEQYVDKTLTINAERDVDVIFTEVVDAIECVLKKRQKAVASC; translated from the exons ATG GTTGACGTTCCAATCATCTGGATTCTGGGTGGTCCCGGCTGTGGCAAGGGCACTCAATGCGCCAAGATTGTGGAGAAATATGGTTTCACGCATTTGAGCAGCGGCGATTTGCTGCGCGAAGAA GTTGCCTCTGGCTCGGACAAGGGACGCGAATTGCAGGCAGTGATGTCCAGCGGTGGCTTGGTGTCCAACCAGGAAGTGTTGTCCCTGCTGAATGGAGCTGTGTCGCGTGCCAAGGGCAACTCAAAGGGTTTCCTCATCGATGGCTATCCACGCGAGAAGAACCAGGGCATTGCCTTTGAGGAGCAAATCGCTCCCGCTGATCTGGCCCTGTACTTTGAGTGCTCCGAGGACACGATGGTCCAGCGTATTCTGGCAcgtgctgctgccgctgcggtGAAGCGTGCCGATGACAATGAGGCCACAATTCGTTCCCGCTTGCAGACCTTTAAGCAAAACACCAGCGCTATTCTTGAGCAATATGTCGACAAGACTCTGACG ATCAATGCGGAACGTGACGTTGACGTCATCTTCACTGAAGTTGTCGATGCCATCGAATGCGTTCTTAAGAAGCGTCAAAAGGCAGTCGCCTCTTGTTAG
- the LOC132794484 gene encoding muscle M-line assembly protein unc-89: MGNQPGKLQTVQTGRPKKNVHWKSAERPSPPGRPILTPQALSEQQPDVVNLRWDRPLLDGGSPITGYTVEQRRVGSPHWVRATPTPIDRCEIQISGLEPGWRYEFRCFAENIVGRSDASELSDPLTVTLQRNAISVPRFVEELVDMNAVEDERIEFRVRVLGEPPPEINWFKDGYEIFSSRRTKIVNEHDASVLIIHQVALTDEGEIKCSATNRAGHVVTKSRLLVQAPPKIRLPRTYEDGLIVEAEEVVRLKVGVAGQPPPAITWLHEGEVIVPGDRFEVSNTEKNSLLKIDNVQRADRGEYMVRAWNKLGEDIASFLVTVTARPNAPGTPKLNMSFGKSATLSWTAPLDDGGCKIGNYIVEYFRIGWNVWLKAATTRALSTTLHDLIEGSEYKFRVKAENPYGLSEPSQESELLFIPDPKRGITKPKSATRIAGDEKDRDKEKDKGKPVPPRRKTLSPPRPHADAATSMSASPKQSPRGSRKPTPQLIDSEQLRHEMSYGTSDQALKMTVRKSPSLSSADSTAAHSSRPGSNPKLNLTLITTTALVDKVELEQVQPKPLRSPTATSPLKLFNPKPAVQKDKSPGRPAATKPPPLSQPPQAKPELSPRQPTPLRKSPTPPEPIKSTPALQRSAEPVTLGVNQNVRRFSGHALSPAKHVPALAIAIATTAKVSEKLPTIEISAPPVQSPAPESLVPETPTSEPTPPVTKMRPQKPADKHDEVHTSNEFMLVVFDKNSKVKDKDKQDSFELELEDAIQPPPISISAPDLAFLEFTNLHTTFPLRRSVSSTELLYERAMARFYEAVELEQASKTKGKTTAPTREKVTPQVSAPAPTATFRKRLGSMTEAERASFERRSELRRQSADMVPMGRKWDSREDINVGNTKNLTRATTAFLLSEQQKDSREEEQEQELEEDEDRTESTAEDSEEMEDMDEEQRQGYDLGSDYTESTASSEQDSIEQFKRELLARTRSPSPRDLETYHPRNMGAGTFTPYRAPTPEQAAVVLTRPMPLPSPDFVPKPILKRSSNEHMEQSASQPNSPTPDGNGNSNTNIPPSFAPAPNASNLKLDLAKGIKSFFNRDKRTATEKNTEANEEISNPLEKTNAAAIAADLETKRKAKEEEELRRQEEQRLMQEEAHAAVDHYSDLVRQVSSTHKYHTPLYLDRDELKRAAARAGDDEDDDAGAAEEHQQRRAQSPDHDDMLLAPPTAGRERRLSITEREQLVHVRDMASRHAMHNVSKTPETPASDQAQLEEPEYPTVLVVPPPKLKKKHADDADAVNENVMSEIVEARPDARGRTRLVKVKRVIKRRVPSSTRSRDASLSRPPPLSTVGNSIVPMDRASQTALLLSAVDRELLEKAATLALMQSRSEEQAHEKVRSALSYSTDLVLFLVACYVYLFKDARLVLPILALMIYRQLGEALRGYIPSWLRRKGNDEGT, encoded by the exons ATGGGCAATCAACCGGGTAAACTGCAGACAGTACAAACTGGACGGCCCAAAAAGAATGTGCATTGGAAATCGGCAG AACGACCCTCGCCACCGGGTCGTCCGATACTGACGCCACAGGCGCTCTCAGAGCAGCAGCCCGATGTTGTCAACTTGCGTTGGGATCGCCCGCTGCTGGACGGTGGCTCTCCCATCACTGGCTATACGGTTGAACAGCGTCGCGTTGGTTCACCGCATTGGGTgcgtgccacgcccactccaATCGATCGCTGTGAGATCCAAATCAGCGGATTGGAGCCGGGCTGGCGATACGAATTTCGTTGCTTTGCCGAGAACATTGTTGGACGCTCTGATGCCAGTGAATTGTCCGATCCATTGACTGTGACTCTGCAAAGGAATGCGATTAGTGTACCTCGTTTCGTTGAGGAGCTGGTGGATATGAATGCCGTAGAGGATGAACGCATTGAGTTCCGTGTGCGCGTTCTCGGTGAACCACCGCCGGAGATCAACTGGTTCAAGGATGGCTACGAGATCTTCAGCAGTCGCCGCACTAAAATAGTCAATGAACATGATGCCAGCGTACTCATCATACACCAGGTGGCGCTAACCGATGAAGGCGAGATCAAATGCTCGGCCACCAATCGAGCTGGCCATGTGGTCACCAAGAGTCGTCTTCTGGTGCAGGCGCCACCCAAGATCCGTCTGCCACGCACTTACGAGGATGGCCTTATTGTCGAGGCCGAGGAAGTGGTGCGTCTCAAGGTGGGCGTAGCTGGTCAGCCACCGCCAGCCATTACTTGGCTGCATGAGGGTGAAGTTATTGTACCTGGCGATCGATTTGAGGTGTCCAACACGGAGAAGAACTCACTGCTAAAGATCGACAATGTACAGCGGGCAGATCGTGGTGAGTACATGGTGCGTGCCTGGAACAAGCTGGGCGAGGATATTGCCTCCTTTTTGGTCACGGTGACTGCACGACCGAATGCGCCTGGTACTCCAAAGCTTAACATGTCCTTTGGCAAGTCGGCCACGCTGTCGTGGACTGCACCCTTGGATGATGGTGGCTGCAAGATTGGCAACTACATTGTCGAGTATTTTCGCATTGGATGGAACGTGTGGTTGAAGGCGGCGACGACGCGTGCTCTAAGCACCACACTCCACGATCTGATCGAGGGATCTGAGTACAAGTTCCGTGTTAAGGCGGAAAATCCTTATGGACTCAGTGAGCCTTCGCAGGAGTCGGAGCTGCTCTTCATACCGGATCCCAAGCGTGGTATCACCAAACCCAAATCGGCTACACGAATTGCCGGCGATGAAAAGGACAGAGATAAAGAAAAGGACAAAGGAAAACCGGTGCCTCCAAGACGTAAGACGTTGTCGCCACCGCGTCCACATGCGGATGCTGCGACTAGCATGTCTGCATCGCCCAAGCAATCTCCAAGGGGATCACGAAAACCGACTCCACAGTTGATCGATAGTGAGCAACTGCGTCACGAAATGTCTTACGGTACTTCAGATCAGGCGCTTAAGATGACTGTGCGCAAGAGTCCCTCATTAAGCAGCGCAGACTCAACTGCAGCTCATAGCAGCCGACCTGGCTCCAATCCTAAACTCAATTTAACGCTAATTACCACAACAGCTTTGGTGGATAAAGTGGAGCTGGAACAGGTACAGCCTAAGCCATTAAGGTCCCCAACAGCAACGTCACCGCTAAAATTGTTCAACCCGAAACCCGCAGTCCAAAAGGATAAATCCCCAGGACGTCCAGCGGCAACCAAGCCTCCGCCATTGTCACAGCCACCTCAAGCAAAACCAGAGCTTTCACCACGTCAGCCTACGCCACTGCGAAAGAGTCCTACGCCACCGGAACCCATTAAATCTACGCCTGCCCTGCAGCGTAGTGCTGAACCCGTCACGTTGGGCGTTAATCAAAATGTCAGACGTTTCTCGGGCCACGCACTGAGTCCAGCCAAACATGTGCCGGCGCTGGCCATTGCTATAGCCACCACTGccaaagtgagcgaaaaatTGCCGACAATTGAGATTAGTGCTCCACCAGTTCAATCCCCCGCTCCCGAGTCCCTGGTGCCGGAAACTCCCACATCGGAGCCAACGCCACCAGTGACGAAGATGCGACCACAAAAACCAGCAGATAAACACGACGAGGTCCACACCAGCAACGAGTTTATGTTGGTGGTCTTCGACAAGAACAGCAAGGTCAAGGACAAAGATA AGCAAGATTCCTTCGAGCTGGAACTAGAGGACGCTATACAACCGCCACCGATTTCGATATCTGCACCCGATTTGGCCTTCTTGGAGTTTACTAACTTGCACACGACCTTCCCGCTGCGTCGTTCTGTAAGCTCTACGGAGCTGCTCTACGAACGTGCCATGGCCCGATTCTATGAGGCTGTTGAACTGGAACAGGCATCCAAAACGAAGGGCAAGACAACGGCACCAACACGTGAGAAGGTAACACCACAAGTTAGCGCTCCAGCGCCGACAGCGACGTTCCGTAAGCGCTTGGGTTCCATGACTGAAGCGGAGCGCGCATCCTTTGAGCGGCGAAGCGAACTGCGTCGTCAATCGGCGGACATGGTGCCAATGGGACGTAAATGGGACTCGCGAGAGGACATTAATGTAGGTAACACAAAGAACCTCACACGCGCCACAACGGCATTCCTGTTATCCGAGCAGCAAAAAGACAGCCGCGAGGAGGAGCAAGAACAAGAACTGGAGGAGGATGAGGATCGAACGGAGAGCACAGCCGAAGATAGTGAGGAAATGGAGGACATGGACGAGGAACAGCGACAGGGCTACGATCTAGGCTCCGACTACACTGAGAGCACAGCGTCGTCAGAGCAGGACTCAATTGAACAATTTAAGAGGGAGTTGTTGGCACGCACACGTTCGCCCAGTCCCCGAGACTTGGAGACCTATCATCCACGTAACATGGGTGCCGGAACCTTCACGCCTTACCGAGCTCCGACCCCTGAACAAGCAGCCGTTGTGCTCACCCGTCCAATGCCGTTGCCAAGTCCTGATTTTGTGCCAAAGCCTATATTGAAGCGCTCCTCTAACGAGCACATGGAACAGTCTGCTAGTCAGCCCAATAGTCCCACACCagatggaaatggaaactCGAACACTAACATCCCACCCAGCTTTGCTCCTGCGCCTAATGCCAGTAATCTGAAACTTGATCTGGCGAAGGGCATCAAGTCGTTCTTTAATAGGGATAAACGCACTGCTACCGAGAAGAATACCGAGGCCAATGAGGAGATATCCAATCCGCTGGAGAAAACAAATGCGGCAGCAATTGCTGCAGACCTCGAGACAAAACGCAAAGccaaagaagaggaagaatTGCGTCGCCAGGAAGAGCAACGTCTGATGCAGGAGGAGGCACATGCTGCCGTTGATCACTACAGCGATCTGGTACGTCAGGTGAGCAGCACCCACAAATATCATACGCCCCTCTACCTCGACCGTGATGAACTAAAACGAGCCGCTGCCCGAGCTGGTGATGATGAGGACGATGATGCTGGTGCCGCCGAGGAGCATCAACAACGACGTGCCCAAAGTCCCGATCACGATGATATGTTGCTGGCACCGCCGACTGCCGGCCGGGAACGTCGTCTATCCATAACGGAACGAGAACAGCTTGTCCATGTACGTGATATGGCCAGCAGACATGCGATGCACAACGTAAGCAAAACGCCTGAGACGCCTGCGAGCGATCAAGCACAACTAGAGGAGCCAGAATACCCCACGGTGTTGGTGGTGCCGCCGCCCAAGTTAAAGAAAAAGCACGCTGATGATGCGGATGCCGTAAACGAAAATGTAATGAGCGAAATTGTTGAAGCGCGTCCCGATGCACGAGGGCGCACCCGCCTGGTAAAGGTCAAACGGGTAATTAAACGACGTGTGCCCTCAAGCACACGATCCCGCGATGCCTCACTTAGCAGACCACCACCACTGTCCACAGTGGGCAACAGCATCGTACCCATGGATCGAGCTTCGCAAACAGCACTGCTTCTCTCCGCTGTGGATCGTGAGCTCCTGGAGAAGGCGGCCACGTTGGCGCTGATGCAGTCGCGATCTGAAGAGCAAGCCCATGAGAAGGTGCGCTCTGCGCTCAGCTACTCAACGGATTTGGTGCTCTTCCTGGTCGCTTGCTATGTGTATCTCTTCAAGGACGCACGCCTTGTACTGCCGATTCTCGCCCTAATGATATATCGACAGTTGGGCGAGGCTCTGCGGGGTTACATACCGAGCTGGCTGCGTCGCAAGGGCAACGACGAAGGCACCTAA
- the LOC132787997 gene encoding THO complex subunit 6: MKERELKRAYNNVVAQTISTSQKFLFAGNQFGDIFILSLKELEKGSEEPPNKFVIRPQGNDVAINCLAFHRDFLIVGAIGIIYGLKWNEEEEILSTKRAWEIKIPMQIDAVQVPDVNCLWLCPETDALYAGCGDNVIHKINLEDGRIEREFRGHTDYIHCVVGQSDGRIYSGAEDGTVRAWCDKQQQETSQMEPYKNPDLLRPDWGKWIGAISVNDGWLICGGGPRPAIFHLDSMQYTRAFDFPGRVHVCDFVDDSVFIGGEHNHVQFYTLNGTLQANIPVEHTASYSAVWQLSPFKFMSIAGFSNKLHILKDFRFLDSKLELYTEDSDADNEEPFDEDASF; encoded by the exons ATGAAAGAAAGAGAACTTAAGCGTGCCTACAACAATGTCGTGGCTCAAACTATATCAACTTCTCAAAAATTCCTTTTTGCGGGTAATCAATTTGGCGACATTTTCATACTCAG CTTAAAAGAACTGGAGAAGGGCAGCGAGGAGCCGCCAAACAAGTTTGTGATACGTCCGCAAGGAAACGATGTTGCCATCAATTGTCTCGCCTTTCATCGTGACTTTCTCATAGTTGGCGCAATTGGCATCATCTATGGGCTGAAGTGGAACGAGGAAGAAGAAATTTTGAGTACAAAGCGAGCCTGGGAAATCAAAATTCCCATGCAAATTGATGCTGTCCAAGTGCCAGATGTAAACTGTCTTTGGCTGTGCCCGGAAACAGATGCATTGTATGCCGGGTGTGGCGATAATgtaattcataaaattaatcTGGAAGATGGACGCATAGAGCGTGAATTCAGAGGACACACCGACTACATACACTGCGTGGTGGGACAGTCAGATGGACGCATCTATTCTGGTGCCGAGGACGGCACTGTGCGCGCCTGGTGCGACAAACAACAGCAGGAGACGTCGCAAATGGAACCCTACAAAAATCCCGATCTGCTGCGACCGGATTGGGGCAAATGGATTGGTGCCATCTCTGTCAACGATGGTTGGCTGATTTGCGGTGGCGGACCACGTCCTGCTATCTTTCATTTGGACTCTATGCAATATACACGAGCCTTTGATTTTCCTGGCCGTGTGCATGTTTGTGATTTTGTGGATGACTCAGTTTTCATTGGTGGCGAGCACAATCATGTTCAGTTCTACACACTCAACGGCACATTGCAGGCAAACATTCCCGTAGAGCACACGGCTAGCTACTCGGCTGTATGGCAATTGAGTCCATTCAAGTTCATGTCAATAGCTGGCTTCAGCAACAAGTTGCACATACTAAAAGATTTTCGATTTCTAGACAGCAAACTTGAATTATACACCGAAGATAGTGACGCTGACAATGAGGAACCATTCGACGAGGATGCTTCATTTTAG
- the LOC132794489 gene encoding uncharacterized protein LOC132794489, which yields MRATTVGILSLCLVIGLSAGIVVPNGGHFAAPFVPTTDLAQELMEIYSLIQFKPINQLLVRYLINDAQFQAFVRILNSNGGFTARWRLRSQPEIVMFLQWVNQQLALSRGKFELEDMEMCVTLVNRYPYWSGTVSGWAGFLSELEMYFPQYAIQAHIQAKLQLPGIFAEFWSRLQALQVIYERWLAMPSTQAVVNELQAAGIDQIHLDTLIRNLFGWNTINGTTTAAPGTPSIIPTVAPGAVMPPGLIL from the coding sequence ATGAGGGCTACTACCGTTGGAATCTTGTCTCTCTGCTTGGTCATTGGACTTAGTGCCGGCATCGTCGTGCCCAATGGCGGTCATTTTGCGGCACCCTTCGTACCCACCACAGATCTAGCACAGGAACTGATGGAAATCTACAGTCTGATACAATTTAAACCGATAAATCAACTGCTTGTGCGTTACCTGATCAACGACGCACAGTTCCAGGCCTTTGTGCGTATTCTCAACAGCAATGGAGGATTCACAGCACGCTGGCGTCTACGGTCCCAGCCAGAAATTGTAATGTTTCTGCAATGGGTGAACCAACAACTAGCTCTATCGCGAGGCAAGTTTGAATTGGAGGACATGGAAATGTGTGTGACTCTGGTGAATCGTTATCCCTACTGGTCGGGTACTGTCTCCGGCTGGGCAGGATTCCTTAGCGAACTTGAGATGTACTTCCCACAGTATGCCATACAGGCACACATCCAAGCCAAGTTACAGCTGCCGGGCATCTTTGCCGAGTTCTGGAGTCGTCTGCAGGCTCTTCAAGTGATCTACGAACGTTGGCTCGCTATGCCCTCAACACAAGCTGTGGTTAACGAGTTGCAGGCAGCGGGCATCGATCAAATCCATTTGGATACATTGATTCGCAATCTTTTCGGCTGGAATACAATTAATGGCACCACAACAGCTGCTCCAGGCACACCATCCATCATTCCTACGGTGGCTCCTGGTGCTGTTATGCCACCTGGATTGATACTTTAA